The proteins below are encoded in one region of Micromonospora yangpuensis:
- a CDS encoding molybdopterin-dependent oxidoreductase, translated as MTVISRGYAALAGITAAVVAIGSAELVAVVTGPRSAPLVAVGGLVVDHVPEPAKQFGIALFGTYDKIALLVGTALLLGVFAALIGVLAVRWLVAGLAGIGVFAALGVGAAVARAGAGPADALPSLLGGGLGALALWLLIAGPLQPDPWPWSPPATAPPPATAPPPAATSSPTATPPPAMTSSPATAPPPDAATPAAPAGMSVEGRRRFLTGAGWLIGTATVGGLAGRWLAGQRGVSEARAAVVLPAPVGPAPAVPAGADLSVPQLAPYVTPNIGFYRIDTALVVPQVDPDTWRLRIHGRVRNPIELSFAELLARPMVERYVTLACVSNEVGGDLVGNARWLGVPIRELLDEAQPEQGADQVVGRSVDGWTCGTPTAVLRDGRDALLAVGMNGEPLPVEHGFPVRMVVPGLYGYVSACKWVTELELTSFADFDAYWVPRGWSAQGPVKTQSRIDTPRPRNRLTAGQVTVAGVAWAQHRGISRVEVRLDEGQWQEAELAPAVSVDTWVQWSWRWTATVGEHTLQVRATDSAGETQTERRRPVAPDGATGWHTVRVTVR; from the coding sequence GTGACTGTCATCTCCCGCGGGTACGCGGCCCTGGCCGGGATCACCGCCGCCGTCGTGGCGATCGGCTCGGCGGAACTGGTGGCGGTGGTCACCGGTCCCCGGTCGGCTCCGCTGGTCGCGGTCGGGGGCCTGGTGGTGGACCACGTCCCTGAGCCGGCGAAACAGTTCGGCATCGCGCTCTTCGGCACGTACGACAAGATCGCTCTGTTGGTGGGGACGGCGCTGTTGCTCGGCGTCTTCGCCGCGCTGATCGGGGTGTTGGCGGTCCGGTGGTTGGTGGCCGGCCTCGCCGGCATCGGGGTGTTCGCCGCCCTCGGCGTGGGCGCGGCGGTGGCCCGGGCCGGTGCGGGCCCGGCCGACGCGCTGCCGTCGTTGCTCGGCGGCGGGCTCGGCGCGCTGGCGCTCTGGCTGCTGATCGCCGGCCCGCTGCAACCCGACCCCTGGCCCTGGTCCCCACCGGCGACAGCACCCCCACCGGCGACAGCACCTCCACCTGCGGCGACATCGTCACCGACGGCGACACCTCCACCGGCGATGACCTCGTCACCGGCGACAGCACCCCCACCGGACGCGGCGACCCCGGCCGCCCCGGCGGGAATGTCGGTGGAGGGGCGGCGGCGTTTCCTGACCGGGGCGGGCTGGCTGATCGGCACGGCGACCGTCGGTGGGCTCGCCGGGCGGTGGCTGGCCGGCCAGCGGGGGGTGTCGGAGGCCCGGGCGGCGGTGGTGCTACCGGCGCCGGTGGGGCCCGCGCCGGCGGTACCGGCGGGAGCGGACCTGTCGGTGCCGCAACTCGCCCCCTACGTCACGCCGAACATCGGGTTCTACCGGATCGACACCGCGCTGGTGGTGCCGCAGGTCGACCCGGACACCTGGCGGCTGCGTATCCACGGCCGGGTCCGCAACCCGATCGAGTTGAGCTTCGCCGAGTTGCTGGCCCGACCGATGGTCGAGCGGTACGTCACCCTGGCCTGCGTCTCCAACGAGGTGGGTGGGGACCTGGTCGGCAACGCCCGGTGGCTCGGGGTGCCGATCCGGGAGCTGCTCGACGAGGCGCAACCGGAGCAGGGTGCGGACCAGGTGGTGGGGCGCTCGGTCGACGGATGGACCTGCGGCACCCCGACCGCGGTGCTACGCGACGGGCGGGACGCGCTGCTGGCGGTGGGGATGAACGGCGAGCCGTTGCCGGTCGAGCACGGCTTTCCGGTCCGGATGGTGGTGCCGGGCCTGTACGGCTACGTCTCGGCCTGCAAGTGGGTCACCGAGCTGGAGCTGACCAGTTTCGCCGACTTCGACGCGTACTGGGTGCCGCGGGGCTGGTCGGCGCAGGGGCCGGTGAAGACCCAGTCGCGCATCGACACGCCCCGCCCGCGCAACCGGCTTACCGCCGGACAGGTGACGGTGGCGGGGGTGGCCTGGGCGCAGCACCGGGGCATCAGCCGGGTGGAGGTACGCCTCGACGAGGGTCAGTGGCAGGAGGCGGAGCTGGCCCCGGCCGTGTCGGTGGACACCTGGGTGCAGTGGTCGTGGCGCTGGACGGCCACCGTGGGCGAGCACACCCTGCAGGTACGGGCCACCGACAGCGCCGGGGAGACCCAGACCGAGCGTCGCCGGCCGGTCGCCCCGGACGGGGCCACCGGCTGGCACACGGTCCGGGTGACCGTCCGCTGA